One genomic window of Nocardioides daphniae includes the following:
- a CDS encoding amino acid-binding protein, protein MPFLLRLELPDVPGSLGRVASAIGESGADIEAILIVEKTDRGTAIDDVLLELPPGKMPDSVLSACATLDGVKVLWISRYAAGTNLTMDLELVEELTAHPGETHERMLRLMPETFRVDWAVRARKNSHGEAEIVDHTGAAPEEVRWFDVDRASHVESWDDNQVVCVVPLGSEIFLLGRRGGPEFLDSEVARMGHLVALSNSIRHGGFGS, encoded by the coding sequence ATGCCCTTCCTGCTCCGCCTCGAGCTGCCCGACGTCCCCGGTTCGCTGGGGCGCGTCGCGAGCGCCATCGGTGAGTCAGGAGCCGACATCGAGGCGATCCTCATCGTGGAGAAGACCGACCGCGGCACCGCCATCGACGACGTCCTGCTCGAGCTCCCGCCCGGCAAGATGCCCGACTCGGTGCTCTCCGCGTGCGCCACGCTCGACGGGGTCAAGGTGCTCTGGATCAGCCGCTACGCCGCCGGCACCAACCTCACCATGGACCTCGAGCTCGTCGAGGAGCTGACCGCCCACCCGGGCGAGACCCACGAGCGGATGCTCCGCCTGATGCCGGAGACCTTCCGCGTCGACTGGGCGGTCCGCGCCCGCAAGAACTCGCACGGCGAGGCCGAGATCGTCGACCACACCGGGGCGGCGCCCGAAGAGGTCCGCTGGTTCGACGTCGACCGCGCGAGCCACGTCGAGAGCTGGGACGACAACCAGGTCGTCTGCGTCGTGCCCCTCGGCAGCGAGATCTTCCTGCTGGGCCGCCGCGGCGGCCCCGAGTTCCTCGACTCCGAGGTGGCACGCATGGGCCACCTGGTCGCGCTGTCGAACTCGATCCGCCACGGCGGCTTCGGCAGCTGA
- the recD gene encoding exodeoxyribonuclease V subunit alpha — translation MLLAVALTCRAVRSGSVCLDLAAVADDLLGAAVPDTALPTTDEVVEPTAYDELPWPETEAWVAAVARSPLVGLGVLHWTGQLLYLDRYFEQETQVLDDLVARAATVPDHDLALMQASLDRVFPGNGYDEQRAACLRAAHQWTTVITGGPGTGKTTAVAGLLVALHEQYAARGQRVRIAMAAPTGKAAARLQEAVRGAASDFSDEDRARLEGIQASTLHRLLRLDPGNSTRFRHHRSNRLPHDVVVVDETSMVSLTLMARLLEAVRPDARLVLVGDPDQLSSVDAGAVLGDLVDGYRHRADSPVAALSTSHRFQGGIGLLAEALRSDDPDAVLAVLGHGHPDVEWVRDGDPATTIRTVTLDVAQRARDAALTDDRSGAISELAAHRLLCAHRDGPFGVTHWNRRIEQWLSAVVGDPLQEAYYVGRPLLVTSNDYSLGVYNGDSGVVVQTDQGRRVVIDTSDGLREFAPSRMSDVDTMHAMTIHKAQGSQAREITVLLPPEDSRLLTRELFYTAVTRAQEKVRVIGSEAEVRAAVQRTAQRASGLADRLAGG, via the coding sequence GTGCTGCTCGCCGTCGCGCTCACCTGCCGCGCGGTCCGCAGCGGATCGGTCTGCCTCGACCTCGCCGCGGTGGCCGACGACCTGCTCGGCGCGGCGGTGCCCGACACGGCGCTCCCGACGACCGACGAGGTGGTCGAGCCCACGGCGTACGACGAGCTGCCCTGGCCGGAGACCGAGGCGTGGGTCGCCGCTGTGGCACGCAGCCCGCTGGTGGGGCTGGGCGTCCTGCACTGGACCGGCCAGCTGCTCTACCTGGACCGGTACTTCGAGCAGGAGACCCAGGTCCTCGACGACCTGGTCGCCCGCGCCGCCACCGTGCCCGACCACGACCTGGCCCTGATGCAGGCCTCGCTCGACCGGGTCTTCCCCGGCAACGGGTACGACGAGCAGCGCGCCGCCTGCCTGCGCGCCGCCCACCAGTGGACCACCGTCATCACCGGCGGCCCGGGCACCGGCAAGACCACCGCGGTCGCCGGCCTGCTGGTGGCGCTGCACGAGCAGTACGCCGCGCGCGGCCAGCGGGTCCGGATCGCGATGGCCGCCCCCACCGGCAAGGCGGCGGCCCGCCTCCAGGAGGCCGTGCGCGGTGCCGCCTCCGACTTCAGCGACGAGGACCGGGCCCGGCTCGAGGGCATCCAGGCCAGCACCCTGCACCGGCTGCTGCGCCTCGACCCCGGCAACAGCACCCGCTTCCGCCACCACCGCTCCAACCGCCTGCCCCACGACGTCGTGGTCGTCGACGAGACCTCGATGGTGTCGCTGACGCTGATGGCCCGCCTGCTGGAGGCCGTGCGCCCCGACGCCCGACTCGTGCTGGTGGGCGACCCCGACCAGCTCTCCTCCGTCGACGCCGGAGCGGTGCTGGGCGACCTGGTCGACGGCTACCGCCACCGCGCCGACTCCCCGGTCGCCGCGCTCTCCACCTCCCACCGCTTCCAGGGCGGGATCGGCCTGCTCGCCGAGGCGCTGCGCAGCGACGACCCGGACGCCGTGCTCGCCGTGCTCGGCCACGGCCACCCCGACGTGGAGTGGGTCCGCGACGGTGACCCGGCGACGACGATCCGCACCGTCACCCTCGACGTCGCCCAGCGCGCCCGGGACGCGGCGCTCACCGACGACCGCTCGGGCGCGATCAGCGAGCTGGCGGCCCACCGCCTGCTCTGCGCGCACCGCGACGGCCCCTTCGGCGTCACCCACTGGAACCGGCGCATCGAGCAGTGGCTGAGCGCGGTGGTGGGCGACCCGCTCCAGGAGGCCTACTACGTGGGCCGACCGCTCCTGGTGACCAGCAACGACTACTCGCTGGGCGTCTACAACGGCGACTCCGGCGTGGTCGTCCAGACCGACCAGGGGCGCCGCGTCGTGATCGACACCAGTGACGGGCTGCGCGAGTTCGCCCCCTCACGGATGAGCGACGTCGACACGATGCACGCGATGACGATCCACAAGGCCCAGGGCAGCCAGGCCCGCGAGATCACCGTGCTGCTCCCCCCCGAGGACTCCCGGCTGCTGACCCGCGAGCTCTTCTACACCGCGGTCACCCGCGCCCAGGAGAAGGTGCGCGTCATCGGGTCGGAGGCCGAGGTGCGGGCCGCCGTGCAGCGTACGGCCCAACGAGCCAGCGGCCTCGCCGATCGCCTAGCGGGAGGCTGA
- a CDS encoding UvrD-helicase domain-containing protein has product MQAFDIAGPLPTGTTLLEASAGTGKTWTIAALVTRYVAAGEACVDELLVVTFTRAASQELRDRVRGQLADAARVLTDPSAADPTNRLHGWLLDGDEAELRLRRERVTDALTSFDAATIATIHQFCQLVLRGLGVAGDTDPDAVLVEDLEQLTGEVVDDLYLARFAGTTTPPWDRATAMQIAREVVDDPGARIEPQAALDDQPDSVAAARVRFARDVLDEVETRKRRLGILSYNDLLSQLADALEDPAAPARHRMRHRWKIALIDEFQDTDPVQWQVFERAFAGVSTLVLIGDPKQAIYAFRGGDIASYLRAAELATHRQTLGTNFRSDAPLLSAVQSMLEGAELGSPEIVVHPVQARHTESRLVGAGAPLRMRVVRRHELGVGPRAKAPVDRWREHVVTDLARDIKKLLTSDATFDGKKVQPGQVAVLAARRATLQAVQKALQDLGVPAVVNAGGSVFHTPAATEWLTLLEALEQPHRSDRVRAAALTSFFPHDAVALDLDEGRRGGGLTDELAEEMRVLASVLNARGVAAVMECAVLGGLTARVLGVAGGERTLTDLRHIGELLHRVAISERLGVVGLVGWLREQVSDEKLEVASERTRRLDSDAEAVQLVTIHGSKGLEYPVVYLPTLWDRWTGRDPQVALFHDAEGHRCRDVGGPSPHQRAHLECYRKEDAGESLRLLYVALTRAQSQVVAWYAPSNNTPCSPLHRMLLGRTPGMASVPDEQPLVDDQRLTEIFGHWRDAGAFTPELANHAPISKAPLQPGEEALDVRDFTRDVDVEWRRTSYSSLSAVSAHHAAYADGSLSEVEPDDVPETGDAETLEVALVDDLPELLAVPSPMADLPVGATFGSLVHAVLEHADPAAEDWREELRGHVVEQLEWWAVPGLDVDALVEALVAVSTSPTGPLTGGRTLLEMKLPDRLREMEFELPSPVATSGATPSTTYDWATSPRCCADTCPRVTRSWATPTSSTPTRCWPDRRCAAT; this is encoded by the coding sequence GTGCAGGCGTTCGACATCGCCGGTCCGCTGCCGACCGGGACCACCCTGCTGGAGGCCAGCGCCGGCACCGGCAAGACCTGGACCATCGCGGCCCTGGTCACCCGCTACGTCGCCGCGGGCGAGGCCTGCGTCGACGAGCTGCTCGTCGTGACCTTCACGCGTGCCGCCAGCCAGGAGCTCCGCGACCGCGTACGCGGACAGCTCGCCGACGCCGCACGGGTGCTGACCGACCCCTCGGCGGCCGACCCGACCAACCGGCTGCACGGCTGGCTCCTCGACGGCGACGAGGCCGAGCTGCGGCTGCGCCGCGAGCGGGTCACCGACGCCCTGACCTCCTTCGACGCCGCCACGATCGCCACCATCCACCAGTTCTGCCAGCTGGTGCTGCGCGGCCTGGGCGTGGCCGGTGACACCGACCCCGACGCCGTCCTCGTCGAGGACCTCGAGCAGCTCACCGGCGAGGTCGTCGACGACCTCTATCTGGCCCGCTTCGCCGGCACCACGACCCCGCCGTGGGACCGGGCCACCGCGATGCAGATCGCCCGGGAGGTGGTCGACGACCCCGGCGCCCGGATCGAGCCGCAGGCCGCGCTCGACGACCAGCCCGACTCGGTCGCCGCGGCCCGGGTCCGTTTCGCCCGCGACGTGCTCGACGAGGTCGAGACCCGCAAGCGACGTCTCGGCATCCTCAGCTACAACGACCTGCTCTCCCAGCTGGCCGACGCCCTCGAGGACCCCGCGGCGCCCGCCCGTCACCGCATGCGGCACCGCTGGAAGATCGCCCTGATCGACGAGTTCCAGGACACCGACCCGGTGCAGTGGCAGGTCTTCGAGCGCGCCTTCGCCGGCGTCTCCACGCTCGTCCTGATCGGCGACCCGAAGCAGGCCATCTACGCCTTCCGCGGCGGTGACATCGCCTCGTACCTCCGCGCCGCCGAGCTCGCCACCCACCGGCAGACCCTCGGCACCAACTTCCGCTCCGACGCCCCGCTGCTCTCCGCGGTGCAGTCGATGCTGGAGGGCGCCGAGCTCGGCTCGCCCGAGATCGTGGTCCACCCCGTGCAGGCCAGGCACACCGAGTCCCGCCTGGTCGGGGCCGGCGCGCCGCTGCGGATGCGCGTCGTGCGCCGCCACGAGCTCGGCGTCGGTCCGCGCGCCAAGGCCCCCGTCGACCGGTGGCGCGAGCACGTGGTCACCGACCTCGCGCGCGACATCAAGAAGCTCCTCACCAGCGACGCCACCTTCGACGGCAAGAAGGTCCAGCCCGGGCAGGTGGCCGTGCTGGCCGCGCGCCGGGCGACCCTCCAGGCCGTGCAGAAGGCGCTGCAGGACCTCGGCGTGCCGGCGGTCGTCAACGCCGGCGGCTCCGTCTTCCACACCCCGGCCGCCACCGAGTGGCTGACGCTGCTCGAGGCCCTCGAGCAGCCCCACCGCAGCGACCGGGTGCGGGCCGCCGCACTCACCTCCTTCTTCCCCCACGACGCCGTCGCGCTCGACCTCGACGAGGGCCGGCGCGGAGGCGGCCTCACCGACGAGCTCGCCGAGGAGATGCGGGTCCTGGCCAGCGTCCTGAACGCCCGCGGCGTCGCCGCGGTCATGGAGTGCGCGGTGCTCGGTGGACTCACCGCCCGCGTCCTGGGCGTCGCCGGCGGCGAGCGCACCCTCACCGACCTGCGCCACATCGGCGAGCTGCTGCACCGCGTCGCCATCTCCGAGCGGCTCGGCGTCGTCGGCCTCGTCGGCTGGCTGCGCGAGCAGGTGAGCGACGAGAAGCTCGAGGTCGCCTCCGAGCGCACCCGTCGCCTCGACTCCGACGCCGAGGCGGTCCAGCTGGTCACGATCCACGGCAGCAAGGGGCTGGAGTACCCGGTCGTCTACCTGCCGACCCTGTGGGACCGGTGGACCGGCCGCGACCCCCAGGTCGCCCTCTTCCACGACGCCGAGGGCCACCGGTGCCGCGACGTCGGCGGCCCCAGCCCCCACCAGCGGGCCCACCTCGAGTGCTACCGCAAGGAGGACGCCGGCGAGTCCCTGCGCCTGCTCTACGTCGCGCTCACCCGGGCCCAGTCGCAGGTCGTCGCCTGGTACGCCCCGAGCAACAACACACCCTGCTCCCCGCTGCACCGGATGCTGCTGGGTCGCACGCCGGGCATGGCCAGCGTCCCCGACGAGCAACCGCTCGTCGACGACCAGCGGCTCACCGAGATCTTCGGGCACTGGCGCGACGCCGGGGCGTTCACCCCCGAGCTGGCCAACCACGCGCCGATCAGCAAGGCCCCGCTGCAGCCCGGCGAGGAGGCGCTCGACGTCCGTGACTTCACCCGCGACGTCGACGTCGAGTGGCGGCGTACGTCCTACTCGTCGCTCTCGGCGGTCTCCGCCCACCACGCGGCGTACGCCGACGGCTCACTCTCCGAGGTCGAGCCCGACGACGTCCCCGAGACCGGCGACGCGGAGACGCTCGAGGTCGCCCTCGTGGACGACCTGCCCGAGCTGCTGGCGGTCCCCTCACCGATGGCCGACCTCCCGGTCGGCGCGACCTTCGGCTCGCTCGTCCACGCCGTGCTGGAGCACGCCGACCCGGCCGCCGAGGACTGGCGTGAGGAGCTGCGGGGCCACGTCGTCGAGCAGCTCGAGTGGTGGGCCGTGCCGGGGCTGGACGTCGACGCCCTCGTCGAGGCGCTCGTCGCCGTCAGCACCTCGCCGACCGGCCCGCTCACCGGCGGGAGGACTCTGCTGGAGATGAAGCTGCCCGACAGGTTGCGGGAGATGGAGTTCGAGCTCCCCTCGCCGGTGGCGACGTCCGGGGCTACCCCGTCGACGACGTACGACTGGGCGACCTCGCCCCGTTGCTGCGCCGACACCTGCCCGAGGGTGACCCGCTCCTGGGCTACGCCGACCAGCTCGACTCCGACCCGCTGCTGGCCGGACAGGCGTTGCGCGGCTACCTGA
- a CDS encoding wax ester/triacylglycerol synthase family O-acyltransferase, producing the protein MHRLNGEDAGFLHMDLPGQPMNSMVIGVLAGEHATLTLAELRAHLDSRLDELPSWRWRIVGVPGDLQPPVAVRDPDFDLGAHVREVTVSGGPAELEAWFASLAEEHLPTDRPLWQVWLVTGLDDGSQAVALKFHHALADGAGAMTTIARVFSDLPFDPLPPVPGHDGRPFRAERVPGRLRLLVGAVVTMLVMLLRVPWLVVRTVRAVRRVRSERLGSGVDVPQPSAGAPRTALNSLGSPHRAYVRASLDLADLKAVKTAAGVTLNDVVLAVVAGACERHLASRGGVPERPLLASVPMAAEAPGAPVRQFGNRFWSFTTSLATDVADPWERLQQISTVSAAAKRRLELLGVDLVADWLDVLPPFLAKQAIRGTLERMADPEQDVDASILVSNVRGPAEPYSLGGRVFGDLHIDGPPSNGVGCNVMVWSYGQRMLLGVLAYADVLDDPQEFRAALTDSCAELVELARERTGRPAA; encoded by the coding sequence ATGCACCGGCTCAACGGCGAGGACGCCGGCTTCCTGCACATGGACCTGCCAGGGCAACCGATGAACTCGATGGTGATCGGGGTGCTGGCCGGCGAGCACGCGACCCTCACGCTGGCCGAGCTCCGTGCCCACCTCGACTCCCGGCTCGACGAGCTGCCGTCGTGGCGCTGGCGGATCGTCGGCGTGCCCGGCGACCTGCAGCCGCCGGTGGCGGTGCGCGACCCCGACTTCGACCTCGGCGCCCACGTCCGCGAGGTGACCGTGTCCGGCGGCCCCGCCGAGCTGGAGGCGTGGTTCGCCAGCCTGGCGGAGGAGCACCTCCCGACGGACCGCCCGTTGTGGCAGGTGTGGCTGGTGACCGGTCTCGACGACGGCAGCCAGGCCGTCGCGCTCAAGTTCCACCACGCCCTGGCCGACGGGGCCGGGGCGATGACGACGATCGCGCGGGTCTTCTCCGACCTGCCCTTCGATCCCTTGCCGCCGGTGCCGGGGCACGACGGTCGACCGTTCCGCGCCGAGCGGGTGCCAGGGCGGCTGCGGCTGCTGGTCGGAGCCGTGGTCACGATGCTGGTCATGCTGCTGCGCGTGCCGTGGCTGGTCGTCCGTACCGTGCGGGCGGTGCGCCGGGTCCGCAGCGAACGGCTGGGCAGCGGGGTCGACGTGCCGCAGCCGTCAGCGGGCGCCCCACGCACCGCACTGAACAGCCTCGGGTCACCGCACCGGGCGTACGTCCGTGCCTCGCTCGACCTGGCCGACCTCAAGGCGGTCAAGACGGCGGCCGGGGTGACGCTCAACGACGTGGTGCTGGCGGTGGTCGCAGGGGCCTGCGAGCGCCACCTCGCCTCCCGGGGTGGCGTGCCGGAGCGGCCGCTGCTCGCGTCGGTGCCGATGGCCGCCGAGGCGCCGGGGGCGCCGGTGCGGCAGTTCGGCAACCGGTTCTGGTCGTTCACCACGTCACTGGCGACCGACGTCGCCGACCCGTGGGAGCGGCTGCAGCAGATCAGCACCGTCTCCGCCGCCGCCAAGAGGCGGCTCGAGCTGCTCGGCGTCGACCTGGTCGCGGACTGGCTCGACGTGCTGCCGCCCTTCCTGGCCAAGCAGGCGATCCGCGGCACGCTCGAGCGGATGGCCGACCCCGAGCAGGACGTCGACGCCTCGATCCTGGTCTCGAACGTGCGCGGACCTGCCGAGCCCTACAGCCTCGGTGGCCGGGTCTTCGGCGACCTCCACATCGACGGTCCGCCGAGCAACGGCGTGGGCTGCAACGTGATGGTGTGGAGCTACGGGCAGCGGATGCTGCTCGGGGTCCTGGCGTACGCCGACGTGCTCGACGACCCGCAGGAGTTCCGCGCCGCGCTCACCGACAGCTGCGCCGAGCTGGTCGAGCTGGCCCGGGAGCGGACGGGGCGGCCGGCGGCCTGA
- the recC gene encoding exodeoxyribonuclease V subunit gamma: MPLTLHHATRTDQLADELAGLLATPLPDPFAQEVVVVPARGVERWLTQRLSHRLGTGERGGDGVCAGVRFMAPHSLVSMLLGREHDDPWSPDHLVWPLLGVIDDSLGEAQFATLADHLGHGDPDDERSARRYSVARRLAGLFSSYAVQRPPLLADWRAGRDLDGSGHPLDPDLHWQAELWRRLERVVPADPPDVRHAHTLERLRSGGDGLDLPARLSLFGHTRLPASEVELLRALAEQREVHLWLPQASPSLWDDLEGAAAEGPVRRVDDTSARLVDHPLLASLGRDSRELRRTLGPLPAVTPDSEPPLPATLLGWLQGDLRSNAAPDAATRAARVVTDDDRSVQIHSCHGAARQVDVLREVLVGLLEDDPTLEPRDILVMCPDIESYAPLISAGFGLADVAEGAEAASAHPAHQLRVRLADRAIGATNPLLGIAATLVELSGGRMTATEVLDLAAAAPVRLRFGFTDDHLERISGWVRDAGVRWGHDLAHRGRFGLTTDANTWLTGMRRVLLGAAMSGQGHRFVGATLPLDDVGDADLDLLGRFAEFVDRLHTFTTAATAAHSAADWSTALKEGVAGLTQVTLDDAWQEAQFTREMERITSGPSEGSTRLRHADVRALLARSLRGRPTRSNFRTGTLTVCTMVPMRSVPHRVVALVGLDDGTFPRISSVDGDDVLARSPMTGERDLRSEDRQLLLDAIGAATETLVLTYSGRGEHTGAEHPPAVPVGELVDALDATASRPGGEAVRDHVVVQHPLQPFDEANLVAGRLVGDEPFSFDRTALAGATAARTPVVAVRELVLAPLPVVAAEEASVSLADLHDFYRHPVKAFLRSRLRVTTPLDGEEGKDAVPIELDALEQWGVGDRLVRDVLAGADPRSAMVAEQLRGLLPPGDLGVGVLTQIVGKVRPLVEYAVPLRAGTAHAVDVDIDLGDVRLTGTVPDLYGNNHVTVSFSSLGAKHRIAGWINALALAVGAPDQNWTVHTVGRYRSSGKFSMIRPLPVDEATAWLRDLVRVQQQGLREPLPLPLKTSLAWAEERVHELGGREVNPDSAAVREWLTPPFNDTGFPREDGDAWHVRAFGAQAPFAVLTHDLRPDEVALDTGLPEGVASPHRLGHYAWRVWGPMLTGDRELVRGI, translated from the coding sequence GTGCCGCTCACCTTGCACCACGCCACCCGCACCGACCAGCTCGCCGACGAGCTCGCCGGGCTGCTGGCGACCCCACTGCCCGACCCGTTCGCGCAGGAGGTCGTCGTGGTGCCCGCGCGCGGCGTGGAGCGGTGGCTCACCCAACGGCTCTCGCACCGACTCGGCACCGGCGAGCGCGGCGGCGACGGAGTCTGTGCAGGCGTGCGCTTCATGGCCCCCCACTCCCTCGTCTCCATGCTGCTCGGCCGCGAGCACGACGACCCGTGGTCGCCCGACCACCTCGTCTGGCCGTTGCTCGGCGTCATCGACGACTCCCTCGGCGAGGCCCAGTTCGCGACCCTGGCCGACCACCTCGGCCACGGCGACCCCGACGACGAGCGCAGCGCCCGCCGCTACTCGGTCGCGCGGCGGCTCGCCGGGCTCTTCTCCTCGTACGCCGTGCAGCGCCCCCCGCTGCTGGCCGACTGGCGCGCAGGGCGCGACCTCGACGGCTCAGGTCACCCGCTCGACCCGGACCTGCACTGGCAGGCCGAGCTGTGGCGTCGCCTCGAGCGGGTCGTGCCGGCCGACCCGCCGGACGTGCGGCACGCCCACACCCTCGAGCGGCTGCGCAGCGGCGGCGACGGGCTCGACCTGCCCGCCCGCCTGTCCCTCTTCGGCCACACCCGCCTGCCGGCCTCCGAGGTCGAGCTGCTGCGGGCGCTGGCCGAGCAGCGCGAGGTGCACCTCTGGCTGCCGCAGGCCTCGCCCTCGCTGTGGGACGACCTCGAGGGCGCCGCCGCCGAGGGCCCGGTGCGGCGTGTCGACGACACCTCCGCACGCCTCGTCGACCACCCGCTGCTCGCCTCGCTCGGTCGCGACAGCCGTGAGCTGCGTCGTACGCTCGGCCCCCTGCCCGCCGTCACCCCCGACTCCGAGCCGCCCCTGCCGGCCACCCTCCTCGGCTGGCTCCAGGGAGACCTGCGCAGCAACGCCGCCCCCGACGCCGCCACCCGTGCCGCCCGCGTGGTCACCGACGACGACCGGTCGGTGCAGATCCACTCCTGCCACGGCGCCGCCCGCCAGGTCGACGTGCTCCGCGAGGTGCTCGTCGGGCTCCTCGAGGACGACCCGACGCTCGAGCCGCGCGACATCCTCGTGATGTGCCCCGACATCGAGAGCTACGCCCCGTTGATCTCCGCCGGGTTCGGCCTGGCCGACGTCGCCGAGGGCGCCGAGGCGGCCTCTGCCCACCCCGCCCACCAGCTTCGGGTGCGCCTGGCCGACCGGGCGATCGGGGCGACCAACCCCCTTCTCGGCATCGCCGCCACCCTCGTCGAGCTCTCCGGTGGCCGGATGACCGCGACCGAGGTGCTCGACCTGGCGGCCGCCGCGCCCGTGCGGCTGCGTTTCGGCTTCACCGACGACCACCTCGAGCGGATCTCCGGCTGGGTGCGCGACGCCGGCGTCCGCTGGGGCCACGACCTCGCCCACCGCGGACGCTTCGGCCTCACCACCGACGCCAACACCTGGCTCACCGGCATGCGCCGCGTCCTGCTCGGGGCCGCCATGTCGGGCCAGGGCCACCGCTTCGTCGGCGCGACCCTCCCCCTCGACGACGTGGGTGACGCCGACCTCGACCTGCTGGGGCGCTTCGCGGAGTTCGTCGACCGGCTGCACACCTTCACCACCGCGGCCACCGCAGCGCACAGCGCCGCCGACTGGAGCACCGCCCTGAAGGAGGGCGTCGCCGGGCTCACCCAGGTCACCCTCGACGACGCCTGGCAGGAGGCCCAGTTCACCCGCGAGATGGAGCGGATCACCAGCGGGCCGAGCGAGGGCAGCACCCGGCTGCGCCACGCCGACGTCCGCGCGCTCCTCGCCCGCAGCCTGCGCGGACGTCCCACCCGCTCCAACTTCCGCACCGGCACTCTCACGGTCTGCACCATGGTGCCGATGCGTTCGGTGCCGCACCGCGTCGTCGCCCTGGTCGGCCTCGACGACGGCACCTTCCCGCGGATCTCCTCGGTCGACGGCGACGACGTGCTCGCCCGCTCCCCGATGACCGGCGAGCGCGACCTGCGCTCGGAGGACCGCCAGCTTCTGCTCGACGCCATCGGCGCCGCCACCGAGACCCTCGTCCTGACCTACAGCGGACGCGGCGAGCACACCGGCGCGGAGCACCCGCCCGCGGTGCCCGTCGGTGAGCTCGTCGACGCCCTCGACGCGACGGCCTCCCGGCCCGGCGGCGAGGCGGTGCGCGACCACGTCGTCGTCCAGCACCCGCTGCAGCCGTTCGACGAGGCCAACCTGGTCGCCGGCCGCCTGGTCGGCGACGAGCCGTTCAGCTTCGACCGCACCGCGCTCGCCGGCGCCACGGCCGCGCGTACGCCCGTGGTCGCCGTCCGCGAGCTCGTCCTCGCCCCGCTGCCGGTGGTCGCCGCGGAGGAGGCCTCGGTCTCCCTGGCCGACCTGCACGACTTCTATCGGCACCCGGTCAAGGCGTTCCTGCGCTCACGGCTGCGCGTCACCACCCCGCTCGACGGCGAGGAGGGCAAGGACGCGGTCCCGATCGAGCTCGACGCCCTCGAGCAGTGGGGCGTCGGCGACCGTCTGGTCCGCGACGTCCTGGCCGGCGCCGACCCCCGGTCGGCGATGGTGGCCGAGCAGCTGCGCGGCCTCCTGCCGCCGGGCGACCTCGGCGTCGGGGTGCTGACCCAGATCGTCGGCAAGGTCCGTCCGCTCGTGGAGTACGCGGTGCCCCTGCGGGCCGGGACGGCCCACGCGGTCGACGTCGACATCGACCTGGGCGACGTCCGCCTGACCGGCACCGTGCCCGACCTCTACGGCAACAACCACGTCACCGTCAGCTTCTCGAGCCTCGGGGCCAAGCACCGGATCGCCGGGTGGATCAACGCGCTGGCGCTGGCGGTCGGCGCCCCCGACCAGAACTGGACCGTCCACACCGTCGGGCGCTACCGCTCCAGCGGGAAGTTCTCGATGATCAGGCCGCTCCCGGTCGACGAGGCGACGGCGTGGCTGCGCGACCTCGTACGCGTGCAGCAGCAGGGGTTGCGAGAGCCGCTGCCCCTCCCGCTCAAGACGTCCCTGGCGTGGGCCGAGGAGCGCGTGCACGAGCTGGGCGGCCGCGAGGTCAATCCCGACAGCGCCGCCGTGCGCGAGTGGCTGACCCCGCCCTTCAACGACACCGGCTTCCCCCGCGAGGACGGCGACGCCTGGCACGTGCGGGCCTTCGGCGCCCAGGCGCCGTTCGCCGTGCTGACCCACGACCTGCGCCCCGACGAGGTGGCCCTGGACACCGGGCTGCCCGAGGGCGTTGCGTCCCCGCACCGGCTCGGTCACTACGCGTGGCGGGTGTGGGGTCCGATGCTCACCGGTGACCGCGAGCTCGTGAGGGGGATCTGA